In Symphalangus syndactylus isolate Jambi chromosome 14, NHGRI_mSymSyn1-v2.1_pri, whole genome shotgun sequence, one DNA window encodes the following:
- the LOC129463053 gene encoding LOW QUALITY PROTEIN: proline-rich protein 25-like (The sequence of the model RefSeq protein was modified relative to this genomic sequence to represent the inferred CDS: inserted 5 bases in 3 codons; deleted 2 bases in 2 codons; substituted 1 base at 1 genomic stop codon), with product MAXTDRKPPYRGGCWGQPGHPNTGGAAAHPTSHPMGHRPRMCILLCADQTTGGQALSREISLGPWVAGTHFLALSTTTRGRKKQAWISELLNSSGTARPLTNAVCEAQTVPGPGLRPQGTPAXHGPSHMGTLSTPNPWGPQQPQNRHMCPKKGVTGPALLPDPPVPSPGPPAASRYGQTPGREPRVQAPGLGTCGRPVSGRLLSLHLEKEDGKGTRPRTPLTGGETEVRRLGLAAGRGGPSEQSPRPPGRPRSQPSPAPANFSTDRRAPFTSALEDNFRVPAGKGGTRTVAARVTSALDAAILAPGSGRPGLGRGLGGHVGVGQGSHIRSLSTGDDRLRLTDATLVKSPSHCSTFSATPAIDGILPHGGSSPWSPDSPAGSSETLSQTHPEAALYEVSRDPFTQPSHIRMSQGSSTNPNCVCPLGPEPLGSGAARIYGGFASGASAGCPVRSALPRAALCPKGGSSTEEPVARALPCGEADLVLGTLDVDGDWLSSPSAGRRCGMEGRLSTRLCLAWVPGWLCHLLGSWHGDRTDIPSAIAAGLARMPDRHGLPLPLRGSTPAPMVGSGRLGAPVGRSGGGVSARSSRPSCENVLLHADASLGTVXVLWTAQLSRGGAVLPPGNAVRHLETPVVSAGXEPGEAAQDPAPRRTALPRRTASPEPPVSQGPGTPACPGRIPGATRFRPRSCPLGSPAVLAVATGWSRGSV from the exons ATGGCCTGAACTGACCGGAAGCCCCCGTACAGAGGTGGCTGCTGGGGACAGCCAGGTCACCCCAACACGGGTGGGGCAGCTGCACACCCCACTTCCCACCCCATGGGTCACAGGCCTCGAATGTGCATCCTGCTATGTGCAGACCAGACCACAGGTGGCCAAGCTCTGTCTCGGGAAATAAGCCTGGGGCCCTGGGTGGCCGGCACTCACTTCCTGGCTCTCTCTACCACCACGAGGGGCAGAAAGAAGCAGGCCTGGATTTCTGAGCTCCTGAACAGCTCAGGAACAGCGCGGCCGCTCACAAACGCAGTGTGCGAGGCACAGACCGTTCCAGGGCCTGGCCTGCGCCCACAGGGAACTCCTGC ACATGGGCCTTCTCACATGGGGACACTgtccacccccaacccctgggGCCCACAGCAGCCCCAGAACAGACACATGTGCCCCAAAAAGGGGGTCACTGGG CCAGCGCTGCTCCCTGACCCGCCTGTGCCCTCGCCAGGGCCGCCCGCCGCCTCCCGATATGGCCAAACACCCGGGCGCGAGCCCCGCGTGCAGGCGCCGGGCCTGGGCACCTGTGGCCGTCCCGTCAGCGGCCGTCTTCTGTCCCTGCATTTAGAGAAGGAGGATGGCAAAGGGACCCGCCCGCGGACCCCtcttacaggtggggaaactgaggtaagACGGTTAGGGCTGGCCGCAGGGCGTGGCGGGCCCTCGGAGCAGTCGCCCCGACCACCCGGACGGCCCCGCTCGCAGCCTTCGCCCGCGCCCGCCAACTTTTCAACCGACCGTCGCGCGCCGTTTACTTCCGCCTTGGAAGATAATTTCCGGGTCCCAGCAGGAAAGGGCGGGACGCGCACGGTGGCCGCCCGCGTGACGTCAGCGCTTGAcgcagccatcttggctcctggcAGCGGCCGCCCAGGCCTCGGTCGTGGGCTGGGCGGCCATGTTGGAGTCGGGCAGGGGTCTCATATCCGGTCGCTCTCCACTGGTGATGATCGATTGCGTTTGACGGACGCGACGCTGGTCAAGAGTCCCTCGCATTGCTCGACGTTTTCTGCAACTCCA GCAATTGACGGTATCCTCCCACATGGAGGGTCTTCCCCTTGGTCCCCCGACTCCCCGGCAGGCTCCTCGGAAACCCTCtcgcagacacacccagaagCAGCGCTTTATGAGGTCTCTAGGGATCCCTTCACCCAGCCAA GCCACATCAGGATGTCCCAGGGAAGTAGCACAAACCCAAACTGCGTGTGCCCCCTTGGCCCGGAACCTCTGGGCTCTGGAGCGGCTCGGATCTATGGAGGGTTTGCCTCTGGAGCTTCTGCGGGATGTCCAGTGCGCTCTGCGCTGCCCCGGGCTGCTCTCTGCCCCAAAGGAGGCTCCAGCACTGAGGAGCCAGTGGCCAGAGCACTGCCCTGTGGGGAGGCAGACCTGGTTCTCGGGACACTTGATGTGGACGGGGACTGGCTGTCCTCTCCCTCAGCAGGGAGGAGGTGTGGCATGGAGGGACGGCTGTCCACACGGCTGTGTTTGGCTTGGGTTCCTGGCTGGCTGTGCCACTTATTAGGTAGCTGGCATGG TGACCGCACAGACATCCCCTCTGCCATTGCTGCGGGACTGGCGAGGATGCCGGACCGACATGGGCTCCCCCTCCCGCTCCGTGGGTCCACGCCGGCTCCCATGGTGGGGAGCGGCCGGCTTGGAGCCCCTGTGGGACGGAGCGGAGGTGGAGTAAGTGCCCGGAGCTCTCGGCCATCATGTGAGAATGTTTTGCTCCATGCTGATGCCTCCCTCGGCACCG CTGTGTTGTGGACTGCGCAGCTCTCACGGGGT GGGGCGGTTCTGCCCCCAGGGAATGCTGTCCGGCATCTGGAGACGCCCGTGGTCTCGGCTGG GGAGCCCGGGGAGGCTGCCCAGGACCCTGCGCCCCGCAGGACGGCCCTGCCGCGGAGGACGGCCAGCCCCGAGCCCCCAGTTTCCCAGGGCCCGGGA ACCCCTGCCTGCCCTGGGCGGATCCCCGGGGCCACGCGGTTCAGGCCGCGCTCCTGCCCGCTGGGGTCTCCTGCTGTCCTCGCCGTCGCCACTGGGTGGAGCCGCGGGTCCGTGTGA
- the GNG13 gene encoding guanine nucleotide-binding protein G(I)/G(S)/G(O) subunit gamma-13, which yields MEEWDVPQMKKEVESLKYQLAFQREMASRTIPELLKWIEDGIPKDPFLNPDLMKNNPWVEKGKCTIL from the exons ATGGAGGAGTGGGACGTGccacagatgaagaaagaggTGGAGAGCCTCAAGTACCAGCTGGCCTTCCAGCGGGAGATGGCGTCCAGGACCATCCCCGA GCTGCTGAAGTGGATCGAGGATGGGATTCCCAAGGACCCCTTCCTGAACCCCGACCTGATGAAGAACAACCCATGGGTGGAAAAGGGCAAATGCACCATCCTGTGA